A section of the Streptomyces sp. V3I8 genome encodes:
- the eccB gene encoding type VII secretion protein EccB, which translates to MQSKRDQVHAHTFMMGRLSSSLLMADPDAPESPLGRTTRGVVFGVLVTVLIAAGTTVYGLLRPGGNDGWRDGEHLVVNRDTGARYLWTGTDGVLHPVRNYASAKLIGGSDLATADVRTPSLQGVPVGAPVGIPGAPDAVPAPGQLDDGAWHMCVTGPDGALPNTSGVVTTSGVDAPGATTVAAGMSLDSHGIGRDRGVLVSGPDDTEYLVWRGSRLPLDRASDARNALGYGSQKAMPVSAAFLDALAPGPALKPPAVPGRGEKGPTLGGEASRIGQLFKVSVPGGDSTYHLLRKDGLVPLTRLGAALVLGDPATQKEAYQGQSPEARTVGADALRGHQGKDSGAAASAELPDTPPLPQSTERGMALCAQVDGGDGGVRIRSVLVPLTQLTPVAVSQGTAQPLEPACVPTDATVVRPGHGALVRALHASGAAHAGTTYLVAENGVKYRVSAKESLGALGYGAGDIASVPAPLLAAFPTGADLDATAATGATEPKVTAPQCSTAERSDKAGGKTVEKVAQKVAGNGAGKPDKGSEAVTAGAAAQN; encoded by the coding sequence GTGCAGTCCAAACGAGACCAGGTACACGCCCACACGTTCATGATGGGCAGGCTCAGCTCGAGCCTGCTGATGGCCGACCCGGACGCCCCGGAGAGCCCGCTCGGCCGCACCACCCGGGGCGTGGTCTTCGGCGTGCTGGTCACCGTCCTGATCGCCGCGGGCACCACCGTCTACGGCCTGCTGCGTCCGGGCGGCAACGACGGCTGGCGCGACGGCGAGCACCTGGTGGTCAACCGCGACACCGGCGCCCGGTACCTGTGGACCGGCACCGACGGCGTACTGCACCCGGTGCGCAACTACGCCTCGGCGAAGCTGATCGGCGGCTCCGACCTCGCGACCGCGGACGTCCGCACGCCCTCCCTGCAGGGTGTCCCGGTGGGCGCCCCGGTCGGCATACCGGGCGCCCCCGACGCCGTGCCCGCACCAGGTCAGCTCGACGACGGCGCCTGGCACATGTGCGTCACCGGACCGGACGGGGCCCTGCCCAACACCTCCGGCGTCGTGACGACCAGTGGGGTGGACGCGCCGGGTGCCACCACCGTGGCGGCCGGGATGTCCCTGGACTCCCACGGCATCGGCCGCGACCGCGGTGTGCTGGTGAGCGGTCCGGACGACACCGAGTACCTGGTGTGGCGGGGCAGCAGACTGCCGCTGGACCGCGCCTCCGACGCCCGCAACGCCCTCGGCTACGGCTCACAGAAGGCGATGCCGGTCTCGGCGGCCTTCCTCGACGCGCTGGCACCCGGCCCCGCCCTGAAGCCGCCCGCGGTGCCGGGGCGCGGCGAGAAGGGCCCCACGCTCGGTGGGGAGGCCAGCCGGATCGGCCAGCTGTTCAAGGTCAGCGTGCCCGGCGGCGACAGCACCTACCACCTGCTGCGCAAGGACGGCCTGGTGCCGCTGACCCGGCTCGGCGCGGCCCTGGTGCTGGGCGACCCGGCCACCCAGAAGGAGGCCTACCAGGGGCAGTCGCCCGAGGCGCGCACCGTCGGCGCGGACGCGCTGCGCGGGCACCAGGGCAAGGACTCCGGCGCCGCCGCGTCCGCGGAACTGCCGGACACGCCGCCCCTGCCGCAGTCCACGGAACGCGGCATGGCGCTCTGCGCACAGGTCGACGGCGGCGACGGCGGCGTACGGATCAGGTCGGTGCTGGTCCCGCTCACCCAGCTCACCCCCGTCGCGGTGTCGCAGGGCACCGCGCAGCCGCTCGAACCGGCCTGTGTGCCGACGGACGCCACGGTGGTGCGGCCGGGGCACGGCGCCCTGGTGCGGGCCCTGCACGCGAGCGGCGCCGCGCACGCCGGGACCACGTACCTGGTGGCGGAGAACGGCGTGAAGTACCGGGTGTCCGCCAAGGAGTCGCTGGGAGCGCTCGGGTACGGGGCCGGGGACATCGCCTCCGTCCCGGCACCGCTGCTCGCGGCCTTCCCGACCGGCGCGGACCTCGACGCGACCGCCGCCACCGGTGCCACGGAGCCCAAGGTCACGGCTCCGCAGTGCAGCACCGCCGAGCGTTCGGACAAGGCCGGGGGCAAGACCGTGGAAAAGGTCGCGCAGAAGGTCGCGGGGAACGGGGCGGGCAAGCCGGACAAGGGGAGTGAAGCGGTCACGGCGGGCGCCGCCGCGCAGAACTGA
- a CDS encoding WXG100 family type VII secretion target, whose translation MADGIIDVQYPKVQQAIEELKDQTQVIINTLNNLEDELKPLVSSWEGADQEQYRVVQAEWDNATKNMARLLGDNGELIRTIHDNHSRDERKSADNWGNVRAR comes from the coding sequence ATGGCCGACGGCATCATTGACGTGCAGTACCCCAAGGTCCAGCAGGCCATCGAGGAACTGAAGGACCAGACCCAGGTCATCATCAACACCCTCAACAACCTGGAGGACGAGCTCAAGCCGCTCGTCAGCAGCTGGGAAGGTGCGGACCAGGAGCAGTACCGCGTCGTCCAGGCGGAGTGGGACAACGCCACCAAGAACATGGCGCGGCTCCTCGGCGACAACGGCGAGCTGATCCGGACCATCCACGACAACCACTCCCGTGACGAGCGCAAGAGCGCCGACAACTGGGGCAACGTACGGGCCCGTTAA
- a CDS encoding type VII secretion system-associated protein yields MAGEKADVKHFDLKQMENFRDNEVQPVYTAAKKHREEGDGSTIRPLGHLVDGHTTPGNLDQNQQLLRIGKMATEPLVSGPKLIEGVRTAAEAIDKLLGDQMELFKELKEALSDTIEEANKTKNKNLDAIDAQTLLQTFDEVDTLTAGGSEEEEED; encoded by the coding sequence ATGGCCGGTGAAAAGGCCGACGTCAAGCATTTCGACCTCAAGCAGATGGAGAACTTCCGGGACAACGAGGTACAGCCGGTCTACACCGCTGCCAAGAAGCACCGTGAAGAGGGCGACGGAAGCACGATCCGCCCGCTCGGCCACCTCGTCGACGGGCACACCACCCCGGGCAACCTCGACCAGAACCAGCAGCTCCTGCGCATCGGCAAGATGGCCACCGAGCCCCTGGTCTCGGGACCGAAGCTGATCGAGGGCGTCCGCACCGCGGCGGAGGCCATCGACAAGCTGCTGGGTGACCAGATGGAACTCTTCAAGGAGCTGAAGGAAGCGCTCTCGGACACCATCGAGGAAGCCAACAAGACCAAGAACAAGAACCTCGACGCGATCGACGCGCAGACCCTGCTGCAGACCTTCGACGAGGTCGACACCCTCACCGCGGGCGGTTCGGAAGAAGAGGAAGAGGACTGA
- the eccD gene encoding type VII secretion integral membrane protein EccD: protein MTDSAVAELCRLTVRAPSVSVDLAVPADVPVADLLPTLLRYVGEEAEEAGLDHAGWVLQQLGDAPLDEETTLARAGLADGAVLYLRPHTEALPEARLDDLVDGIADTAARKLHTWHPGAARGLLVAAAVATVVAGLALVLWPGATASGSRQVAFAAVTGLLLLAGAGSASRAVGDRLSATALALLVAPCLALAGWLLPGGDLTGPDAAQVVGARLLAAGAAGAGGAVLALAATAVGAPALFTTAVVSVAAAITGALMGYSGLSVPASAGIVATVVALAAGAVAPFAFKLAGMRLPALPSSAAQLQEGIEPYAGDEVAERTELAGRWVTALFAATGVVALAALVVLTHGPNLPEVLTSVGLSLLLLLHSRGLVHIGQRLTLAVPGVLGLLLLARAWAVDDGGAVRVVVFAVLLCCAAALVIAAWTVPGRRMLPYWGRAAELAHTGFAVALLPLALWAAGLFGWLRGLFG, encoded by the coding sequence ATGACCGACAGCGCTGTGGCCGAACTGTGCCGCCTGACCGTACGTGCGCCGAGCGTCTCCGTCGATCTGGCCGTGCCCGCCGACGTGCCGGTCGCCGATCTGCTGCCCACGCTGCTGCGTTACGTCGGCGAGGAGGCCGAGGAAGCCGGTCTCGACCACGCGGGCTGGGTGCTCCAGCAGCTCGGCGACGCCCCGCTCGACGAGGAGACCACCCTCGCCCGCGCCGGGCTCGCCGACGGCGCCGTGCTCTACCTGCGCCCGCACACCGAGGCGCTGCCCGAGGCCCGGCTCGACGACCTGGTGGACGGCATAGCCGACACCGCGGCCCGCAAACTGCACACCTGGCACCCCGGCGCGGCCCGCGGACTCCTGGTGGCCGCCGCGGTGGCGACCGTGGTGGCGGGCCTCGCCCTGGTGCTCTGGCCCGGGGCGACCGCCTCCGGCTCCCGGCAGGTCGCCTTCGCGGCCGTGACCGGGCTGCTGCTGCTCGCGGGCGCGGGCTCGGCCAGCCGTGCGGTCGGCGACCGCCTCTCCGCGACCGCCCTCGCGCTGCTGGTCGCGCCCTGTCTGGCGCTGGCCGGCTGGCTGCTGCCCGGTGGCGACCTGACCGGCCCGGACGCGGCCCAGGTCGTGGGCGCCCGGCTGCTGGCGGCCGGCGCCGCGGGCGCGGGCGGCGCGGTCCTCGCGCTCGCCGCCACCGCGGTCGGCGCCCCGGCCCTGTTCACCACCGCCGTCGTCTCGGTGGCGGCCGCGATCACCGGCGCCCTCATGGGGTACTCCGGCCTGTCCGTGCCCGCCTCCGCGGGCATCGTGGCGACGGTGGTCGCCCTCGCCGCCGGAGCGGTGGCACCGTTCGCCTTCAAACTGGCCGGGATGCGGCTGCCCGCGCTGCCGTCCTCCGCCGCCCAGCTCCAGGAGGGCATCGAGCCCTACGCGGGCGACGAGGTCGCCGAGCGCACCGAACTGGCCGGGCGCTGGGTCACCGCGCTCTTCGCCGCCACCGGCGTCGTCGCCCTGGCCGCCCTGGTCGTCCTGACCCACGGCCCGAACCTGCCCGAGGTGCTGACCTCCGTCGGGCTGAGCCTGCTGCTGCTCCTGCACAGCCGCGGCCTGGTGCACATCGGGCAGCGGCTGACCCTCGCCGTGCCCGGCGTCCTGGGTCTGCTGCTGCTGGCCCGCGCCTGGGCGGTGGACGACGGCGGCGCCGTACGCGTGGTGGTCTTCGCGGTGCTGCTCTGCTGCGCCGCCGCGCTCGTGATCGCCGCCTGGACGGTGCCCGGCCGCCGGATGCTGCCGTACTGGGGCCGGGCGGCGGAACTGGCGCACACCGGCTTCGCGGTGGCGCTGCTGCCGCTCGCCCTCTGGGCGGCGGGCCTCTTCGGCTGGCTGCGCGGCCTGTTCGGCTGA
- a CDS encoding AAWKG family protein (Members of this family are unrelated to eukaryotic Tcp10, although some members contain a repetitive region similar to a C-terminal repeat region of Tcp10.), which yields MADRYDPNSGTNLDKFDNAGDPSSDTWATLVKHITGYPVPDRSTIFDTLRSDHGGKLFRMDIKERSLSLMVKDSGFLTNTGEDYDIFFFDGNKKKKIMQARIVFEGRVKAGEEIIFAGPGSDNVNDAQVREGNEFTDYNKDKMSTVALARYMNGPRTALLELLKGGTQNARFSNLGVGGSDAVDLSSFNATGDSFDYAAKFFRDHAVVLKDWEDRFGKDDASWKGEAADVFRSLLKKIRENYDAYVETFDSKAGTGDETGTGNTVYSRALSLGRKYLEDAASKLLDAWLAWAKSPYYDPHQVLRYVLDDLAQWVDNNNVAKTDITVTSNRYTSNVSHNPKGGFSHTHPEYGDLTDVANWAKVGDKAVKIWSQGVEEYLSKPAATVQSNLNNHFLELGEDFADNVPKPKSTSTASEEYEKEQLEKEKEEAKKEKEENKKEQDELREEQRKQREEDKKYQEELREEQRKQREEDKKYQDELREEQKKEQDEAKREADELREEQRKQREEDKKYADELREEQKKEQDEAKREAEELRNEQKGEQDEAKREAEELRNEQNQQRDEDKKYADELREEQKKEQEEAKREAEEQAKEVKESLGGLNDPNAITTENLDSLDDLLNQNNAVTTESLGDIGDINGTGNGQGETDLGPVTQSLGGLGGLNGTGGALNTPTGAKTQADGGKLTTDFPDGSSTSFDPDSGLLTTTSPDGAVTTQDLGDGLKVTNPDGSVTSLGDDGKLTTTFPDGTTQTVDPATGQAITTNPDGSTTTTDLGSLTDLNGSLNGDGVLDGPTGTSTQLNNAGELTTDFPDGSSTSFDPDSGLLTSTSPDGAVTTQDLGDGLKVTNPDGSVTSLGDDGKLTTTFPDGTTQSVDPSTGQAVTTDPDGTTTTENLGSLGDLNGQNSQNSLNDLNNSLNDLNDLNDLGDINSDVTTETLGNLGDLNSDGSALETPTGGQVELDDSGDFLTTFDDGGTSTFDPDNGLLTSTDADGNVTTTDLTHGARVANPDGSFTTLDNGQLTTTFPDGSTQVIDPDTGIATVTDPQGNTETVDLHDLNSSANNDRSDILDGLGDLNGIGDLDTTGGGTTSRDVPLSELGLGGGAGGGASGGAYSGGLSGTDSLSSDFQGSGVAPLSDGAGSPLTAATAANAGAGTPGAPGTPGSPGMPMGGGGGGMGAGGEKGNGERVRSVLVDAAEESERRNRRRRSPWNRQEDNDTFLAPSRVNTTGGGGDSPQEETEPGRRVTSSADYLEEDEDVWGTEEGGTPAVIGR from the coding sequence GTGGCCGATCGCTACGACCCCAACTCCGGCACCAACCTCGACAAGTTCGACAACGCCGGCGACCCGTCGAGTGACACCTGGGCCACCCTGGTCAAGCACATCACCGGCTACCCCGTGCCGGACCGCAGCACCATCTTCGACACGCTCCGCTCCGACCACGGCGGCAAGCTCTTCCGGATGGACATCAAGGAGCGCAGCCTCAGCCTGATGGTCAAGGACTCCGGGTTCCTGACGAACACCGGCGAGGACTACGACATCTTCTTCTTCGACGGCAACAAGAAGAAGAAGATCATGCAGGCCCGGATCGTGTTCGAGGGCCGTGTGAAGGCCGGTGAGGAGATCATCTTCGCCGGCCCCGGCTCCGACAACGTCAACGACGCCCAGGTCCGTGAGGGCAACGAGTTCACGGACTACAACAAGGACAAGATGTCCACCGTCGCGCTCGCCCGGTACATGAACGGGCCGCGGACGGCGCTCCTGGAACTGCTGAAGGGCGGCACCCAGAACGCCCGGTTCAGCAACCTGGGCGTGGGCGGCAGCGACGCGGTGGACCTGAGTTCCTTCAACGCGACGGGCGACTCCTTCGACTACGCCGCCAAGTTCTTCCGGGACCACGCGGTGGTCCTGAAGGACTGGGAGGATCGTTTCGGCAAGGACGACGCGAGCTGGAAGGGCGAGGCCGCGGATGTCTTCCGCAGCCTGCTGAAGAAGATCCGCGAGAACTACGACGCCTACGTCGAGACCTTCGACTCCAAGGCCGGCACCGGCGACGAGACCGGCACCGGCAACACGGTGTACTCGCGCGCCCTGTCGCTGGGCCGCAAGTACCTGGAGGACGCCGCCAGCAAGCTGCTGGACGCCTGGCTGGCGTGGGCCAAGTCCCCGTACTACGACCCGCACCAGGTGCTGCGCTACGTCCTGGACGACCTCGCCCAGTGGGTGGACAACAACAACGTCGCGAAGACGGACATCACGGTGACCAGCAACCGCTACACCTCGAACGTCAGTCACAATCCGAAGGGCGGCTTCTCCCATACGCACCCCGAGTACGGCGACCTGACCGACGTCGCCAACTGGGCCAAGGTCGGCGACAAGGCGGTCAAGATCTGGAGCCAGGGTGTCGAGGAGTACCTGAGCAAGCCCGCGGCCACGGTGCAGTCCAACCTGAACAACCACTTCCTCGAACTCGGCGAGGACTTCGCGGACAACGTGCCCAAGCCGAAGTCGACCAGCACGGCCTCGGAGGAGTACGAGAAGGAGCAGCTCGAAAAGGAAAAGGAGGAGGCCAAGAAGGAGAAGGAGGAGAACAAGAAGGAGCAGGACGAGCTCCGCGAGGAGCAGCGGAAGCAGCGCGAGGAGGACAAGAAGTACCAGGAGGAGCTCCGCGAGGAGCAGCGGAAGCAGCGCGAGGAGGACAAGAAGTACCAGGACGAGCTGCGCGAGGAGCAGAAGAAGGAGCAGGACGAGGCCAAGCGCGAGGCCGACGAGCTGCGCGAGGAGCAGCGGAAGCAGCGCGAGGAGGACAAGAAGTACGCGGACGAGCTGCGCGAGGAGCAGAAGAAGGAGCAGGACGAGGCCAAGCGCGAGGCCGAGGAGCTGCGCAACGAGCAGAAGGGAGAGCAGGACGAGGCCAAACGTGAGGCCGAGGAGCTGCGCAACGAGCAGAACCAGCAGCGCGACGAGGACAAGAAGTACGCGGACGAGCTGCGCGAGGAGCAGAAGAAGGAGCAGGAGGAGGCCAAGCGCGAGGCCGAGGAGCAGGCCAAGGAGGTGAAGGAGAGCCTCGGCGGGCTCAACGACCCCAACGCGATCACCACCGAGAACCTCGACAGCCTCGACGACCTGCTGAACCAGAACAACGCGGTCACCACCGAGAGCCTGGGCGACATCGGGGACATCAACGGCACCGGCAACGGTCAGGGCGAGACCGACCTGGGCCCGGTCACCCAGAGCCTCGGCGGCCTCGGCGGCCTGAACGGCACGGGCGGCGCCCTCAACACCCCGACCGGCGCAAAGACCCAGGCCGACGGAGGCAAGCTCACCACCGACTTCCCGGACGGCAGCAGCACCTCCTTCGACCCCGACAGCGGGCTGCTCACCACCACGTCGCCGGACGGCGCCGTCACCACGCAGGACCTGGGCGACGGTCTGAAGGTGACGAATCCCGACGGCTCGGTGACGTCGCTGGGCGACGACGGGAAGCTGACGACCACCTTCCCGGACGGCACCACCCAGACCGTCGACCCCGCCACCGGTCAGGCGATCACCACCAACCCGGACGGCAGCACCACCACGACCGACCTGGGCAGCCTCACCGACCTCAACGGCAGCCTCAACGGCGACGGCGTGCTCGACGGCCCGACCGGAACCAGCACCCAGCTGAACAATGCGGGTGAGCTGACCACCGACTTCCCGGACGGCAGCAGCACCTCCTTCGACCCCGACAGCGGGCTGCTCACCAGCACCTCGCCGGACGGCGCCGTCACCACGCAGGACCTGGGCGACGGTCTGAAGGTGACGAACCCCGACGGTTCGGTGACGTCGCTGGGCGACGACGGGAAGCTGACGACCACCTTCCCGGACGGCACCACCCAGAGCGTGGACCCGTCGACCGGCCAGGCGGTCACCACCGACCCGGACGGCACCACCACGACCGAGAACCTGGGCAGCCTGGGCGACCTCAACGGCCAGAACAGCCAGAACAGCCTGAACGACCTCAACAACAGCCTGAACGACCTGAACGACCTGAACGATCTGGGCGACATCAACTCCGACGTGACCACCGAGACGCTCGGCAACCTCGGGGACCTCAACAGCGACGGGTCCGCCCTGGAGACCCCGACCGGCGGCCAGGTGGAGCTGGACGACAGCGGCGACTTCCTGACGACGTTCGACGACGGCGGCACGTCCACGTTCGACCCGGACAACGGGCTGCTCACCAGTACCGACGCGGACGGCAACGTCACGACCACCGACCTCACCCACGGTGCGAGGGTCGCCAACCCGGACGGCTCCTTCACCACCCTGGACAACGGTCAGCTGACCACCACCTTCCCGGACGGCAGCACGCAGGTCATCGACCCGGACACCGGCATCGCCACCGTCACCGACCCGCAGGGCAACACCGAGACCGTGGACCTGCACGACCTCAACTCCTCGGCGAACAACGACAGGTCGGACATCCTCGACGGTCTCGGTGACCTCAACGGCATCGGTGACCTCGACACGACCGGCGGCGGCACCACCTCCCGCGACGTGCCGCTCTCCGAACTGGGCCTCGGCGGCGGCGCAGGCGGCGGCGCGAGCGGCGGGGCCTACAGCGGCGGCCTCTCCGGGACGGACTCCTTGTCCTCGGACTTCCAGGGGTCCGGTGTCGCCCCCCTCTCGGACGGCGCAGGCTCCCCGCTGACCGCCGCAACGGCCGCCAACGCCGGGGCCGGCACCCCCGGTGCCCCCGGGACGCCCGGCAGCCCCGGTATGCCGATGGGCGGCGGCGGGGGCGGCATGGGCGCGGGCGGCGAGAAGGGCAACGGCGAGCGGGTGCGCTCCGTCCTGGTCGACGCGGCCGAGGAGAGCGAGCGGCGCAACCGCCGCCGGCGCAGCCCGTGGAACCGCCAGGAGGACAACGACACCTTCCTCGCCCCGTCCCGGGTCAACACCACCGGTGGCGGTGGCGACTCCCCCCAGGAGGAGACGGAGCCGGGCCGCAGGGTCACCAGCTCCGCCGACTACCTGGAGGAGGACGAGGACGTGTGGGGCACCGAGGAGGGCGGCACCCCGGCCGTCATCGGCCGGTGA
- a CDS encoding YbaB/EbfC family nucleoid-associated protein, with protein MTEPLEKRLEKAMAELQAAQEGIARTERELRQASFAVLSSDRAVRASVGPQGELTGIEFLENKYRDMSPQELAASVLEATNAARLKMNRHVMKAMAPFAEPSSNVPELKGFELDWEQIFGPEVLREDDEDTARDDQATPAWRDAIGEDGED; from the coding sequence GTGACGGAGCCGCTGGAGAAGCGCCTGGAGAAGGCGATGGCCGAACTCCAGGCCGCCCAGGAGGGCATCGCGCGCACCGAACGCGAGCTGCGCCAGGCGTCGTTCGCGGTGCTCTCCTCCGACCGTGCGGTCCGCGCCAGCGTGGGCCCGCAGGGTGAGCTGACCGGGATCGAGTTCCTGGAGAACAAGTACCGCGACATGTCCCCCCAGGAGCTGGCCGCCAGCGTCCTGGAGGCGACGAACGCGGCACGCCTGAAGATGAACCGGCACGTGATGAAGGCGATGGCACCCTTCGCCGAACCGAGCAGCAACGTGCCGGAACTGAAGGGCTTCGAGCTGGACTGGGAGCAGATCTTCGGCCCCGAGGTCCTGCGCGAGGACGACGAGGACACGGCGCGCGACGACCAGGCCACCCCCGCCTGGCGGGACGCGATCGGCGAGGACGGGGAGGACTGA